From a single Streptomyces liliifuscus genomic region:
- a CDS encoding putative baseplate assembly protein — translation MALPSPNLDDRRFQQFVDDAKRYIQQRAPEWTDHNVSDPGVTLVETVAHMADQIVYRLNRVPEKNHLAFLDLVGITLFPPSAARTEVTFWLSAPQEEPILLPVGTEVATTRTESEEAAVFATELELTVVPCELRHLVVQQSGEPVADRTADLAEGKDVMCFSEAPRPGDCMLLGLSAAVPHCAVGMELDSRVDGVGVDPRQPPLVWEAWTEDGWTECEVDRDGTGGLNRPGEVVLHIPGGHTLSRTGGQEAGWLRCRVTEPLPDQPFYTTSPTVRSVDAFTLGGTTTAVHAETVYDEALGESTGLPGQRLRLAHAPVVGDTPPVLLQTAEHDGWSDWDVVPSFAASTPHDRHITLDAATGDIAFGPAVREPDGTLRQYGAVAPKGAVIRALRYRTGGGRTGNVARGAVQVLRTSVPYVSEVVNREAARGGVDGETVEEAKTRAPITLRAQERAVTLRDYEELARRAAPETARITCLEGDEGEHGAYAVRVLVVPQAVPDPGGRLRFEQLVPGDALLRRITHYLDERRLIGTRLAVGPPFYQGVTVVATVHAFRGTDTDRVRRQAHDALYRHLDPLTGGADGRGWPFGRPVQSGEVFAVLQRVPGVELVDEVQLHPADPLTGKRGEATNRIDLQPPSLVFSFDHRVRVIGDRP, via the coding sequence ATGGCCCTGCCCTCCCCGAACCTCGACGACCGCCGCTTCCAGCAGTTCGTCGACGACGCCAAGCGCTACATCCAGCAGCGCGCCCCGGAGTGGACCGACCACAACGTCTCCGACCCGGGCGTCACCCTGGTGGAGACGGTCGCCCACATGGCCGACCAGATCGTCTACCGGCTCAACCGGGTGCCGGAGAAGAACCACCTGGCGTTCCTGGATCTGGTGGGCATCACCCTCTTCCCGCCCTCCGCGGCCCGTACGGAGGTCACGTTCTGGCTCTCCGCGCCGCAGGAGGAGCCGATCCTCCTGCCGGTGGGCACCGAGGTCGCCACCACCCGCACCGAGAGCGAGGAGGCCGCGGTCTTCGCCACCGAGCTCGAACTGACCGTCGTCCCCTGCGAGTTGCGGCACCTCGTGGTCCAGCAGAGCGGTGAGCCGGTCGCCGACCGGACGGCCGACCTCGCCGAGGGCAAGGACGTGATGTGCTTCTCCGAGGCCCCGCGGCCCGGGGACTGCATGCTGCTCGGGCTCAGCGCCGCCGTGCCGCACTGCGCGGTCGGGATGGAGCTGGACAGCCGGGTCGACGGTGTCGGTGTGGACCCGCGGCAGCCGCCGCTGGTCTGGGAGGCGTGGACCGAGGACGGCTGGACCGAGTGCGAGGTCGACCGGGACGGCACCGGCGGCCTGAACCGGCCCGGCGAGGTGGTCCTGCACATCCCCGGCGGGCACACGCTGTCCCGCACCGGCGGGCAGGAGGCCGGCTGGCTGCGCTGCCGGGTCACCGAACCGCTGCCCGACCAGCCCTTCTACACCACATCCCCGACCGTCCGCTCCGTGGACGCGTTCACCCTCGGCGGCACCACCACGGCCGTACACGCCGAGACGGTGTACGACGAGGCGCTCGGCGAGTCCACCGGCCTGCCCGGCCAGCGGCTGCGCCTGGCCCACGCCCCCGTGGTGGGCGACACCCCTCCGGTGCTGCTGCAGACCGCCGAGCACGACGGCTGGTCCGACTGGGACGTCGTCCCGTCGTTCGCCGCGTCCACCCCTCACGACCGGCACATCACCCTGGACGCCGCCACCGGTGACATCGCCTTCGGCCCGGCGGTACGGGAACCGGACGGCACCCTGCGCCAGTACGGGGCGGTGGCCCCCAAGGGCGCCGTCATCCGCGCCCTGCGCTACCGCACCGGCGGCGGCCGGACCGGGAACGTCGCCCGCGGCGCCGTCCAGGTGCTGCGCACGTCCGTCCCGTACGTCTCCGAGGTCGTCAACCGGGAGGCCGCGCGCGGCGGGGTCGACGGCGAGACGGTGGAGGAGGCGAAGACCAGGGCGCCCATCACACTGCGCGCCCAGGAGCGGGCGGTGACCCTGCGCGACTACGAGGAGCTCGCCCGCCGGGCCGCCCCCGAGACGGCCCGGATCACCTGCCTGGAGGGCGACGAGGGCGAGCACGGGGCCTACGCGGTACGGGTGCTGGTGGTTCCCCAGGCCGTGCCCGACCCCGGCGGCCGGCTGCGGTTCGAGCAACTGGTGCCCGGTGACGCGCTGCTCAGGCGCATCACCCACTACCTGGACGAACGCCGCCTCATCGGTACCCGGTTGGCGGTGGGCCCGCCCTTCTACCAGGGCGTCACGGTGGTCGCCACGGTGCACGCGTTCCGCGGCACCGACACGGACCGGGTCCGCCGTCAGGCCCACGACGCCCTCTACCGCCACCTCGACCCGCTGACCGGCGGGGCCGACGGCCGGGGCTGGCCCTTCGGCCGTCCCGTGCAGTCCGGCGAGGTCTTCGCCGTGCTCCAGCGCGTACCCGGGGTCGAACTGGTCGACGAGGTCCAGCTCCACCCGGCCGACCCCCTGACCGGCAAACGCGGCGAGGCGACCAACCGCATCGACCTGCAACCCCCGTCCCTGGTCTTCTCCTTCGACCACCGGGTGCGCGTGATCGGGGACCGGCCGTGA
- a CDS encoding GPW/gp25 family protein yields the protein MAEQFVGSGWAFPLRIGPTGGIALVSGEREIEEAIRLVLATAPGERPMRPEFGCAIHDLVFAPVNEATAGRIQHEVYTSLDRWEPRIEVSDVEVTAGRETEQGVLFIDVRYSIRGTNNPRSLVFPFYVIPSHDEPDPAPESDS from the coding sequence ATGGCCGAGCAGTTCGTCGGATCCGGCTGGGCCTTCCCGCTGCGCATCGGCCCCACCGGGGGCATCGCCCTGGTCAGCGGGGAGCGCGAGATCGAGGAGGCCATCCGGCTCGTACTGGCCACCGCGCCGGGCGAGCGGCCGATGCGCCCGGAGTTCGGCTGCGCCATCCACGACCTGGTGTTCGCGCCGGTCAACGAGGCCACCGCGGGCCGCATCCAGCACGAGGTCTACACGAGCCTCGACCGCTGGGAGCCGCGCATCGAGGTGAGCGACGTCGAGGTGACCGCCGGCCGCGAGACCGAACAGGGCGTGCTCTTCATCGACGTCCGCTACTCGATCCGCGGCACCAACAACCCGCGCAGCCTGGTCTTCCCGTTCTACGTCATCCCCTCCCACGACGAGCCGGACCCGGCTCCCGAAAGCGACAGCTGA
- a CDS encoding VgrG-related protein: MVQPAYSTLIQVTIDGKPLPPDYAPMLVDGWVDQGAGVPAAFRLTFRDPDREVLSKLGIRFGSKVVLTPIADGKGASDPLLTGEVTGLEADYDGTGTFTVVRGYDAGHRLVRRRRVAAYKNQSAADIARKLAKEDGLQLGAIGATKTVYEFISQANVTDWDFLSRLADENGVVMSVNAKGKFEFAKPKPASGAPGVGTDGDKSPFVLQARHDILRLRAAVTAADQVGKVQARGWDITTKKKLTSMSLATKNAGVSIGTAPGEAAKKFKSSTLVETGTPYDKQAEVKFAAESLSDDVTSSFAELEVAVRGNPKLRPGVPVTLTDVGEPFQGKYTATSVRHVFGDGQHYESWVTFTGRQWRSLYGLASGGGSAVEPRMPGVANAIVTNVQDPDKQGRVKLQFPWLDDQYESDWTRVTQWGGKGGGGIFPLDVDDEVLVAFDRGALDHPFVIGGLYNGKDEPTPVTDVPLHDGLRKKAIRHTLSDRQGNRVDLLSQTTGTRKQGVRVASGDGRLTINLDRTKTEITVDSKGTVSITGSRSVSVEAGTDLTLSARRRLTIKSGGLLNIQGRNVNVKSLGGAVAVDAVGALSLKAVGTVQVSSVGQVGIRAVNVDLMGLVTVNKKPYPIP; encoded by the coding sequence ATGGTGCAGCCCGCGTACTCCACGCTCATCCAGGTGACCATCGACGGCAAACCGCTGCCGCCCGACTACGCCCCGATGCTCGTCGACGGCTGGGTCGACCAGGGCGCCGGGGTGCCCGCCGCGTTCCGGCTCACCTTCCGGGACCCGGACCGGGAGGTCCTCTCCAAGCTGGGCATCAGGTTCGGGTCCAAGGTCGTGCTCACCCCGATCGCCGACGGCAAGGGTGCCTCCGATCCGCTGCTGACCGGCGAGGTCACCGGCCTGGAGGCGGACTACGACGGCACCGGCACCTTCACCGTCGTGCGCGGCTACGACGCCGGGCACCGCCTGGTGCGCCGGCGCCGGGTGGCCGCGTACAAGAACCAGAGCGCCGCCGACATCGCCCGCAAGCTGGCCAAGGAGGACGGTCTCCAGCTCGGCGCGATCGGTGCGACGAAGACCGTGTACGAGTTCATCAGCCAGGCCAACGTCACCGACTGGGACTTCCTCTCCCGGCTCGCCGACGAGAACGGCGTGGTCATGTCGGTGAACGCGAAGGGCAAGTTCGAGTTCGCCAAGCCCAAGCCCGCCTCGGGGGCGCCCGGGGTCGGTACGGACGGGGACAAGAGTCCCTTCGTCCTCCAGGCCCGCCACGACATCCTGCGGCTGCGGGCCGCCGTCACCGCCGCCGACCAGGTCGGCAAGGTCCAGGCGCGCGGCTGGGACATCACCACGAAGAAGAAGCTCACCTCCATGTCGCTGGCGACCAAGAACGCCGGCGTCAGTATCGGCACCGCCCCGGGCGAGGCCGCCAAGAAGTTCAAGTCCTCCACGCTGGTCGAGACGGGCACGCCCTACGACAAGCAGGCCGAGGTCAAGTTCGCCGCGGAGTCCCTCTCCGACGACGTGACCTCCTCGTTCGCCGAGCTGGAGGTCGCCGTGCGGGGCAACCCCAAGCTGCGGCCCGGCGTTCCGGTCACGCTGACCGACGTCGGGGAGCCCTTCCAAGGCAAGTACACAGCCACGTCCGTACGGCACGTCTTCGGCGACGGACAGCACTACGAGAGCTGGGTGACCTTCACCGGACGCCAGTGGCGCTCGCTGTACGGGCTCGCCTCCGGGGGCGGTTCGGCCGTCGAGCCCCGGATGCCCGGCGTGGCCAACGCGATCGTCACCAACGTCCAGGACCCGGACAAGCAGGGGCGGGTCAAGCTCCAGTTCCCGTGGCTGGACGACCAGTACGAGAGCGACTGGACCCGGGTGACGCAGTGGGGCGGCAAGGGCGGCGGCGGGATCTTCCCGCTGGACGTGGACGACGAGGTCCTCGTCGCCTTCGACCGGGGCGCGCTGGACCACCCCTTCGTCATCGGCGGCCTCTACAACGGCAAGGACGAGCCGACCCCCGTCACGGACGTCCCGCTGCACGACGGGCTGCGGAAGAAGGCGATCCGGCACACCCTGTCCGACCGGCAGGGCAACCGCGTCGACCTGCTCAGCCAGACCACCGGTACCCGTAAACAGGGCGTACGCGTCGCCAGCGGCGACGGCAGACTGACCATCAACCTCGACCGCACCAAGACCGAGATCACCGTGGACAGCAAGGGCACGGTCAGCATCACGGGCAGCAGATCCGTGTCGGTGGAGGCAGGCACCGACCTGACCCTGAGCGCGCGGCGCAGGCTGACCATCAAGAGCGGCGGGCTGCTCAACATCCAGGGCAGGAACGTCAACGTCAAGTCGCTCGGCGGGGCCGTTGCGGTGGACGCGGTGGGTGCCCTCAGCCTCAAGGCGGTCGGGACCGTCCAGGTCAGCTCCGTCGGCCAGGTGGGCATCCGGGCCGTCAACGTCGACCTCATGGGCCTCGTGACGGTCAACAAGAAGCCGTATCCGATCCCGTGA
- a CDS encoding CIS tube protein — MAKGSKGAGKSLVRATLAIHEPPVGTSTTPGALIKTFKLDFNPAQLTLSRRAQWKTTPTAAVRDGNVPEFMGPEPREMTVEVFLDSSLDPNSNSVLKKVESLMACCETTTKSIAAKQPSPPWVVFQWGSFSTARFTAYVSSVEATYSLFGTTGVPIRATCQVTLHEIPSKAKGQNPTSGALTAQRVHRVVAGDSLQSLAWREYGDAAAWRAIAEVNGIDNPADLRSGTELLMPSAEEVRS; from the coding sequence ATGGCAAAGGGAAGCAAGGGCGCGGGCAAGAGCCTCGTACGCGCCACGCTGGCCATCCACGAGCCGCCGGTCGGCACCAGCACCACCCCGGGCGCTCTGATCAAGACGTTCAAGCTCGACTTCAATCCGGCGCAGCTGACGCTGAGCCGCCGCGCCCAGTGGAAGACGACGCCCACCGCGGCCGTACGCGACGGCAACGTCCCGGAGTTCATGGGTCCCGAGCCCCGCGAGATGACGGTCGAGGTCTTCCTGGACTCGTCCCTCGATCCGAACAGCAACTCGGTGCTGAAGAAGGTGGAGTCGCTGATGGCCTGCTGCGAGACGACGACGAAGAGCATCGCCGCCAAGCAGCCCTCGCCGCCCTGGGTGGTGTTCCAGTGGGGCTCGTTCTCCACGGCCCGCTTCACGGCGTACGTGAGTTCCGTGGAGGCGACCTACTCGCTGTTCGGCACGACCGGTGTGCCGATCCGGGCCACCTGCCAGGTGACCCTGCACGAGATCCCCAGCAAGGCCAAGGGGCAGAACCCGACCTCGGGCGCGCTCACCGCGCAGCGCGTGCACCGCGTCGTCGCGGGCGACTCGCTGCAGTCGCTGGCCTGGCGCGAGTACGGCGACGCCGCCGCGTGGCGCGCCATCGCCGAGGTCAACGGCATCGACAACCCGGCCGATCTGCGGTCGGGCACGGAACTCCTGATGCCCTCGGCCGAGGAGGTGCGTTCCTGA
- a CDS encoding phage tail protein gives MSRDLDPGSTIFFTLTIDGESLGYFNGCEGLSSAVEIEQHQEGGNNGFVWQLPSRVTFSNIRLTRPLTPDTTKVAAWISSVTTGVKRPTAQIAALRADGSEVARWGLIDVLPVSWQGPSLDPASPAVATEVLEITHHGFTD, from the coding sequence ATGTCCCGCGATCTCGACCCGGGCTCCACCATCTTCTTCACCCTGACCATCGACGGCGAGAGCCTCGGTTACTTCAACGGGTGCGAAGGGCTCTCGTCCGCGGTGGAGATCGAGCAGCACCAGGAGGGCGGCAACAACGGATTCGTGTGGCAGCTGCCGTCGCGCGTCACCTTCTCCAACATCCGGCTGACCCGCCCGCTGACACCGGACACCACCAAGGTCGCGGCCTGGATCTCCTCCGTGACCACCGGGGTCAAGCGGCCGACCGCACAGATCGCCGCGTTGCGGGCGGACGGTTCGGAGGTGGCCCGCTGGGGGCTGATCGACGTACTGCCGGTCAGCTGGCAGGGCCCCTCCCTGGACCCGGCCAGCCCGGCCGTCGCCACGGAGGTCCTGGAAATCACCCACCACGGGTTCACGGACTGA
- a CDS encoding extensin has product MAPSTPVGRAVPLLSAATAKPGSGATLPVVQRHASTASAPVPAAPIPVQRDTGGPPQPTPARTTTAVSTVSAHGTSSRGSSGSGSASDPPSTHDDGELPPGYTPVAKGQLDPRSLTDFQLDELTHRLIGRITRLVRTELRLDRERIGKLRDPRH; this is encoded by the coding sequence GTGGCGCCCAGCACTCCCGTCGGCCGTGCCGTGCCGCTCCTCTCGGCCGCCACCGCCAAGCCCGGTTCCGGGGCCACCCTGCCAGTCGTCCAGCGCCACGCCTCCACAGCCTCCGCACCCGTACCCGCCGCCCCCATCCCCGTACAACGGGACACCGGCGGTCCGCCCCAGCCGACGCCCGCCAGAACCACCACGGCCGTCTCTACGGTCTCGGCGCACGGCACCTCGTCGCGCGGGTCGTCCGGGTCCGGTTCCGCCAGTGATCCGCCGTCGACGCACGACGACGGCGAGCTCCCGCCCGGGTACACCCCGGTCGCCAAGGGCCAGTTGGACCCCCGGTCCCTGACCGACTTCCAGCTCGACGAGCTGACGCACAGGCTGATCGGCCGGATCACCCGGCTGGTCCGCACCGAACTGCGGCTCGACCGGGAGCGGATCGGCAAGCTCCGCGACCCCCGCCACTGA